ATCTGGGATGCCGCGCGGGATCTGCCGGGCGTCCTCGCCAAGGGCGTGTGGCTGCGCGTCACCGCCTCGGTGGAGGGCAGGGCGGGCGCCTCACGGACGGAGACGTTCACCGTCGACAACAGGGCCCTGGGCCGGCGCCGGTGCGATCCGGACTTCGTGGGCACGAGGAATTTCTACGATGCCCCGGTCCTGGGGGTCTTCGAGGACTTCGATGGTGACGGCAAGTTGGATGTGGCCACGGTGGGCCAATACGACACCGTGAGCGTCTGGAAGGGCCTGGGCAATGGGGCCTTCCAACGGCGGACGACGCTGGATGCGGGTCCGGGCCACTCGGCGATGGCAACGGGAGACTTCAACGGCGACGGTCTGGTGGACCTCGCGACCAGCGGGCTCTACACATCTTCCTTTCCGTATTGGTACTCCAGTCCCGCGGTGAACGTGCTGCTGTCCAGGGCGGACGCCTCCTTCCATGCGCCGCTGCGCATGCCCGTCGGCGACCTGACGGCGACGTCGATGGTGGCCGGAGACTTCGACAAGGATGGGCGCCTGGACCTCGTCACCACGAACACCCTCCCCACCGGAGGAGGCGAAGGCCCGGTCATGAGTCTGTTCCTCGGAAACGGGGATGGTTCCTTCCAGGCCCCGCGTCACATCCGTCAGGGACTCGAGGCATCCGCTTCGGTGCGAGCGGCCTACCTGGACGAGGATTTGAACCTGGATCTGATCGTCCGTGAGACGACGGGGTTGGGCGTGCTGCTGGGCAACGGCGATGGCACTTTCCGGAGCCTTGGAGTCGCGGGTCCCGCCACGTCTTCCTTCGCATTGGGAGATCTCAACGCGGATGGGCGGGTGGATGCCGTCATGGTGAACGCCAACAACGCGCTGGCCGACGTGCTGCTGGGAAGGGGCGACGGGACGTTCCAGCCTCCTGTCAGCCTCGAGCTCGGGCAGCGGGGCCGGACCGTGACGATCGAGGACCTGAATGGCGATGGAAAGCCAGACATCCTCCTGTCGACCCTGGACGACACCCTCCTCGTTTTGTCCGGCAAGGGAGACGGCTCCTTCCAGGCCGCTCGTTCCACACCGCATGGGTGGGGGGCGTTCGCGCTGAAGGTGGCGGACCTCGACGCGGATGGAGTGAGGGATCTCGTCACGCTGGACATGGGAATTGGATATGGAGGCTCGGGGCTGAGCGTGCTCCGGGGCAGGGGAGACGGGACGTTCGAGGTGACACCTCGCATCCCCTCGGGCACGCGCCCCGTGGCCCTGGTGACGACGGACCTGAACGGAGATGGGCTGCTGGACGTCGCCTCCGCCAACGAGGGCGGCAACGACGTGGGCGTGCTGTTGGGCAACGGGGATGGCTCCTTCCGCGGAGTGGCCTCGGCCGGAGTGGGAACGAAGCCCGTGGCCCTGGTGGTGGCGGATGTGGACGTGGATGGCAGGCCGGACCTCGTCACCGCCAATGAGGGCAGCGGCGACGTGAGCGTGCTGTCAGGCAACGGGGATGGCTCCTTCCGGGGGGCGGCCTCCTTCGCGGTGGGCTCGGGGCCGGTGGCCCTGGTCGCGGTCCACCTCGACGCGGATGGGAAGCCGGATCTCGTCACCCTCAACCGCGCCACCCAGGACGTGCGCGTGCTGATGGGCAACGGAGATGGCTCCTTCGGGGCGGCGACGGCGTTTCCCGTGGGCAGCGAGCCCGGTGCGCTGGTGGCGGGAGACCTCGATGCGGACGGGAAGAGCGACCTCGTGACCGCGAACAATGGCTCCGTCAGCGTCCTGTTGGGCAACGGGGACGGTACCTTCCAGGACGCGAGGACCCTGGCCCTCGGAAATTCAGCGGATGTGCTCGTCCTGGGCGACTTCGACAAGGATGGGACGAGGGATCTGCTCGTGAAGAAGTCCTCTCTTCTCCTGGGCCTCGTACGCGGGAAGGGGGATGGCACCTTCGCGCCGCCACTCGACATCGATGCCAACACCGGCGTGATCCTCCACCAACTGACGGCGGCGGATGTCGACGGGGATGGGATTCTGGACCTCGTGGGGGCGAGAGGACAGGGGATCGGCTCCGGCAATCCCCGTGAGCCCCGGCCCTCGTACTTCGGGCACAACGACGTGGCCGTGTGGCGGGGGATCGGAGGCGGCTTGTTCGGGCCGGAGCTCGCGTACTCCACGGGGAAGGATCCTCACGCCGTGGGGACGGGCGACTTCGACGGCGACGGCAGGCTGGACATCGTGGCCGCCAACTCCGCGAGCAACGATGTCAGCCTGCTGAGAGCCCGTTAGAGCCGCGCGTTCAGGGGGGAGGCGAGGATCTCGAGGAGGGCGTGGCTCAACGATGGGACCGGCATGACTCAACCATGACACCGGGCGAGACGGGATGTGATTGGCTACCGGTCACATGTCCCTTCCGCGCGTCCTCCTCACCTCCCTGCTGTTGGCGGCTCTGGTTGGCGTGAGCTGCCTGCGTGGTACCTCGGCTCCGCCCGCCAGCGCCGACACGTCCGCGTCCGTTGCGCCGGCCGCGTCGCCCGAACCCGCTCCGGTGCCCGAGCCGCCCGAGGATGAGGCGCCCCAGCCCGAGACGACCGCGGACGTGTCGCCGCTCCCGGTGCCCGCGAACGTTCCCGCCGCCTTCGTCGATGCGGGCCTCATCGCGCCCACCACCGCCCCGGGGCTCGCGGACAAGGGGAAGGTGGATGTCGCGGCGCTGCGTGATGCCGTCGCCGATCCGAAGCCCATTCCCGAGGCGCTGGTCCGCCGGTGGGAGGCGCGAGACGGCGAGGGAGAGGGGGTCGCGGCGGCAAGCGTGGAGGGAGGCGTCGTCGGGGGGGTGGTCGGTGGCGTGTTGGGGGGCCAGTTGGCAGGTGCAGGTGCCTCCCCGTCCGCACCCGCTCCGCTGATGCCATCCCCTTCTTCCGACTGGGAGGCGGCCGAACGCGAGGAGGAGGCGGAGGCGCCGAAGGAGGCGTCCTCCGGACAGGCGGCGCCCGGTGAGCCCAGGACGCCCCGGCCCGTGCTTCCGAAGGTGGAGTCCGCGCCGCGCATGGCCAAGGTGCTGGTGCTGGACGAGCAGGGCCGCTACCAGCCGCTGACGGTGCGCGCGGTGCGAGTGGTGACGTACATCCAGGGGGCTCGTGCTCGCACGGTGGTGGACTACCTCTTCGAGAACGACACCGCGCGCTCGTTGGAGGGCACCTTCTATTACCCGCTGCCAGGTGGCGCGACGGTGGCGGGCTTCGCGCTGTACTCGGGAGCGGTGGCGGTGGACTCTCCCTCGCTCTTCCAGTCCTCGGAGCTGCTTCCTCCGCTGGGGGACTCGAGCCGGGTGGAGGCACTGGAAGCCGCGGCCCCGTCGAGCCCCCGGAACGCGGAGCATTCCTGGGGCACCCGCCAAGAGGCCCGGGTCGTCGAGCACAAGCGGGCCCGCCAGGTCTACGAGGACGTGGTGCGCCAGAACGTGGATCCGGCCCTGCTGGAGTGGGCGGGGGCCTCCACCTTCAGCGCGCGTGTCTTCCCCCTGCCGCCGAAGTCCCTCAAGCGGGTGGTGCTCGCCTACGAGCAGACGCTCCTCTTCGACGGCCAGCAGCTGCGCTACACGTGGCCCCTGCCACCCGGGGCGGGCCACACGCTCCAGGTGTCGGCGCGCGTCCACGTGGACCCGAGGCACGCGCGCGCGATGACGGTGCTGCCCGTGGCGGGCAAGCCGAGGGACCTGGGGCCCTGGCGGGTGTGGGACTGGCGGGGATTGACGGGGGACGGGGCGTTGCAGGTGGCCATCACGCCGCCGAGCCAGGACGCGGACGTGCTGGTGGGCTCGGATCCGGCGGGGCTGCCCGGCCAGGCCTTCTACGCGCGGGTGCGGCTGCCCTCGAGCCTCATCGTGGGAGAGGGGGGCACTCCCACCGGGCGCGCGGTGCTGGTGGTGGACACCTCGCTGTCGGCGGAGGACGGCAATGCATGGGCCCTGCAGGCCGCCATGCTGCGCGCGCTGCTGGAGAGGGACGGGAGCCTCGAGGAGTACGCGGTGCTGCTCTTCGACGTGCGGCCGCGCTGGCTGCATGGCCCTGGCTTCCGGCGCAACACCCCCGAGGCGCGCCGGGAGACCTTTGGCGAGCTGGAGCGGGTCTTCCTCGAGGGCGCCTCGCATGTGGATGGAATGCTGGCCGAGCTGGACCGGGCGGGCCGCGACTGGCTGAAGCCGGCGGCGGGTGGCGGCAGGGTGACGGCCTTCCTTCTCTCGGACGGCAATGTCACCTGGGGGCAGGGGCAGGTGGACGCGCTCATCTCCCGCCATGCGTCCTCGGAGACGCTGCGGTGGGTGAGCTACCGCTTCGGCGAGTCGGCGGTGAACACGGACCTCTTCGATGCGCTGGCGCGTGCGAGCGGAGGCCGGGTGGTGAGCGTGGTCTCCGGCTCGGAGGTGCGGGCGGCGGTGCGAGCGCACCGAGCGGCCTCGGCGGTGCTGGTGCGGGTGGAGGTGCGGGGCTCGAAGGTGAAGGACCTGGTGGTGGGCGGGCGGCCCCACCTCGTCTTCCCGGGGCAGGAGCTGCTGGTGGCCGGGCGGCTGGTGGAGGAGGGCGCCGCGGAGCTGGCGGTGGTGGTGCGCTCGGAGGGCCAGGAGCGCACCATGCGGGTGCCGCTGCCGCGCGACCAGGACAGTGCCTTCGCGCCGCGCGCCTGGGCGGAGGGACTGGTGGCGCGGTTGGTGGCGATGGAGGACCCACGGGTGGACCGGATGGTGGTGGCCCTCAGTCAACACTACCGGTTGGCCAACGCGCGGGCCTCGATGCTGGTGCTGGAGTCGGAGGGGGACTACGTGCGCTACGCGGTGCGCGACGAGCAGGTGGACCTCTCCGACCTGGAGGCGCTGCGGCGGCGCGAGCAGGACCAGCAGCGCGAGCGGCTGTTGGGGCTGGCGCTGGACGGGGTGCCCGACACGGGACGTGAGGTGTTGCGGGTGCTGGGCACCCGGCAGGCGGAGCTGGGCTCGAGGCTGACGGCACAACCCCTGCGGGACGAGCCCTACGCGGGAGGCGAGGAGCGGCTCCAGGCGGAGTTGGAGTACCGGAAGGCGCGGCGGGCCAACAAGGACGATGTGATGGTGTACGAGGCGGTGGCGCGCAAGCGGGCCTTCGCGGGGGACACCTGGGGCGCGGTGCGGGCCCTCTCGTCACCGGTGGAGCTGCGCCCGAAGGACGCGGAGGCGCTCCGGCTGGTGGGTTATGGACTGCTGGCGCTCGGCCAGTACACGGCCGCCGCGGAGCTCTTCGAGCACGTGCGGCTCAACCGTCCCTTCGAGCCGCAGTCCTACCTGGAGGAGGCCCTGGCGCTGGACGCGGCGGGGCGGCCCGCGGAGGCGGCGCGCGACTGGGAGATCCTCCTGGCGGGCGACTGGGCGCGGCACGACGAGCAGACGAAGACGGTGGCGGCCTACCACTACGGCCGGATGCTGATGGCGCTGGCGAAGCACACCCGGCTCTCGAAGGCGGAGGTGGGGGCACTGGAGGCGCGGCGGCGCGAGCTGGCCGGTCGCGCGGAGATGGGCCCCATCGACTACCAGCTCACCCTGCACTGGAACTCGGACTCGACGGACATCGACCTCTGGGTGGTGGAACCGAGCGGAGAGCGGTGCTCCTACCGGCGGATGCGGACGCGGCTGGGAGGCCAGCTCCACTGGGACGTCACGGACGGACTGGGGCCCGAGCTGTACCACGCGCGCAAGGCCGCTCGAGGCACGTACCAGGTGGCGGTGCACTACTACGGCAACAACTCGGCACGCTACGTGGTCCCCACGGCGCTCCTGCTGGTGACGGACCGGGAGGCCTTTTCCCGGGATGACGGGTACCGGCGGCGCTTCCAGCTGCGCATCCTGCCGGAAGCGGAAGCGGCGCTGCTCCTGCGCAGCGAGGAGGTGGCTCCGTGGAAGCCGGTGGGGAAGACTGGAGGACCCTAGTGCGCTCGCGTCGGGGACGCGGTTAGGATGCGCGCCGCCTCAGCCCACCCTCGATAGAAGGAGCCCTCTCTTGGCATCCAGCCTGCTCGCACTGCTCGACGACATCGCCACCATTCTCGACGACGTGTCGGTGATGACCAAGGTGGCTGCCAAGAAGACCGCTGGCGTGCTGGGCGATGACCTGGCGCTCAATGCCCAGCAGGTCTCCGGCGTGAACGCCGACCGCGAGCTGCCCGTGGTATGGGCCGTGGCCAAGGGCTCGGCGGTGAACAAGGCCATCCTGGTGCCCCTGGCGCTGGCCATCAGCGCCTTCGTGCCCTGGGCGGTGACACCGCTGCTGATGGTGGGCGGCCTGTATCTGTGCTTCGAAGGTGTCGAGAAGCTGGCGCACAAGTTCCTGCACAGCCACGACGAGGACGAGGCCCACCACGCCGAGCTGACCCAGGCCCTGGTCGACCCGAAGGTCGATCTCGTGGCGATCGAGAAGGACAAGATCAAGGGCGCGGTGCGCACCGACTTCATCCTCTCGGCGGAGATCATCGTGATCTCCCTGGGCGTCGTGGCCTCCGTGCCCTTCATGACCCGGGTGATGGCGTTGGTGGGCGTGAGCCTGCTGATGACCGTGGGCGTCTATGGGCTGGTGGCGGGCATCGTGAAGCTCGACGACGGAGGGCTCTTCCTCAGCCAGCGGGTGGGTGACAGCGGGTGGGCGCGGTTCCAGCGCGGCCTGGGGGTGGGCATCCTGAAGACGGCGCCGTGGCTCATGAAGGGCCTGTCGGTCGCTGGCACCGCGGCCATGTTCCTGGTGGGCGGCGGCATCCTCACGCACGGCATCCCCGTGTTGCACCACGTCATCGAGGGGCTCGTCCATCACGCGGGCGCGGTGCCCGGCATCGGGGGGCTGCTGGGGGCGATCACTCCGCCGCTGGTCGACGCTTTGGTGGGCATCCTGTCCGGCGCGGTGGTGCTCGGCGTGGTGCTCGCGATCAAGCGCGTGCTGAGCCGTGGCAAGGCCTGAATGAGCCGACTTCCTGACTCCACGCGCCCTCCCGCCGATCCCGCCGCGCTCGACCAGGTGCGCGGTCTGGCACGGCAACTGGACACCTCCATCCGGCTGCCTGGGGGCCTGCGCATCGGGTGGGACGCCCTGCTCGGTCTGATACCGGGCGTGGGCGACTGGGCGGGTGCCTTGCTCTCCAGCTACATCATCTTGCAGGCGGTGCGCCTGGGCGCCTCGCGCGAGGTGCTGCTGCGCATGGTCGGTAACGTGGGGTTGGAGGCGCTCGTGGGCGCGGTGCCCTTCCTGGGCGATGTCTTCGATGCGGCCTGGCGGGCCAATACCCGCAACGTGCGCCTGCTCGAGGAGCATCTGGCGGCCCCCTCCGCCGCTCGACGTGCCAGCCGGGCGTGGGTGCTCGGTATCGTGGTGCTGCTGGTGGCGCTGCTGACGCTGGGGATGACGCTCGCCGTGCTGGCCTTTCGCGCCCTCGCCTCGGTGGGCAGTCAGGCCTGAGTCGCCGTCTTCACCAGTTACACTGGAAATCCTTGATTACGTGCGGTTTTGCGCATAGCGGTACCCGCCTGGCGAAGCCCTTGTCTGAATACGCCATCGAGGAGTGCGCATGCGCAGATCGAATCCCCGGATCCACCTTCCTCTCATCACGGAGCCCGCTGCTCTCGCGATGCTGGTAGCGAGCGTGCTGCTCGTGTCTCCGCCCGCGCATGCGGCCATCTCCGCGATAGTGGTGGGCAACGACGCCACCAACGTCAACTACCAGTTCCAATACAGCGGGACTCCGGCCTTCCGGCGCGCGTACATCGACGTCGACCGGAATCCCGCGACCGGGTTCGCCCAGCTGGGGACCGGGGCGGACTACCTCCTCGAGAACGACGCCCTGTACAAGCACCTGGGAGGGGGTTGGAGCTGGCAGTTCGTGAAGACGGTGACACACACGGCCTCGGCGGGCGCCGCCAGCTGGACGGTCGCACGAGCGGATATCGGCGAGAGCTCGACCCCGAACGACGCGGACATCGTCTTCCAGGTCGAGTCGCCGCTCGAGACGTCTTCCAAATACACCCATGTCTACAGTGGAAGCACGGGCACGGGCACGACGACCTATTACACGGCGAGCAGCGCCACCCTCGCCAACCCGGAGCGGGGCTTCTACCACTACACCTCCGACTGCGACAAAACCGACTTCGTCGCGTCCACGTTGAGCGGGTACCGCACCAACGAGAAGATCACCCAGGTGTTCTGCATCTTCTACCTGTCGGAGTTCAAGAACAGCCCCATCAGCCAGGCGCAGCTGGACCGCTTCCAACGACAGGCGAATACGGTGCGGGCCGCGGGGCTCAAGATGATCGTCCGCTTCGCCTATACCCTGTCGACCGCTGGAGATGACGTCCCCCTGAGCCGTGTCACCGCGCACCTGGATCAGCTGGCGCCCTACCTGAGCGCCCACAGCGACGTCATCGCGGTCGTGCAGACGGGACTCATCGGCGCCTGGGGCGAGTGGTACTACACCCAGAACTTCGGGAACGCGGGGAGTGTATCGCAGACGGATTGGAACAACCGGAAGGCCGTGGTCGACAAGCTGCTCAGCGTTCTCCCGGCCACGCGGATGGTCCAGCTCCGGACGCCCAAGTTCAAGCGCACGATGTATGGCACGTCGGCGCTCTCCGCCGCGCAGGCCTACAACGGCACCGCGGTCGCCCGGATCGGCCATCACAACGACTGCTTCCTGGCCAGCCCCGACGACTGGGGGACGTTCGAGAACACGACGGTCGAGTACCCCTACCTGTCGGCCGAGACGAACTACCTCGCCATGGGCGGCGAGACCTGCAACTTCAACCCGCCGCGCTCGGATTGCGCCACCGCGTTGAACGAGCTGGCCTCGTTCCACTACTCCTATCTGAATGCCGACTACGAGCTCACGGTCCTCAATGGTTGGACCAACGGCGGGTGCAGGCCCGAGATTGATCGTCGACTCGGGTACAGGTTCACCCTCGTGTCCGCCACCTTCCCGGGGACCGTCAGCCGTGGCGCGGCGATGCCCGTGAACATCCAGCTCAAGAACGAGGGGTGGGCTGCTCCTTTCAATCCCCGGTCGGTCCAGCTGGTTCTGCGCAACACCTCGAGCGGCGCCACCTACCGCCTGCCGCTCTCCGCCGATCCTCGCCAGTGGGCGGCGGGGTCGACGGTGACGATCAACCAGGGCGTCACGCTTCCGGCGACCCTGCCGGCCGGCAGCTATGCCCTCCTGCTGAACCTTCCGGATCCGGCGCCTTCCCTGAGCACCCGTCCGGAGTACGCCATCCAGCTGGCGAACCAGAACGTCTGGGAGGCCTCCACGGGGTTCAACGACCTTCAGCGGACCGTGACGGTGCAGTGAGACCCGGGAGGGCGATCAGAAGACGCGGTAGATCTGCCCGGTCTGGTGGCCCTCCACGCTTCGGCTGTAGGCGAGGGCCACGCGGGCCGCGGGGACGGCCTCGAAGCCTCGGAAGAAGGGGGCGAGCTGAGGCAGCGACTCCTGCACCACGTTCGGGCTGACGAGATTGATGCGCAGCCCGCGCGGCAGCTCGATGGCGGCCGCGCGCACGAAGCCCTCCAGCGCGCTGTTCACCATCGAGGCCGAGCTGCCGTGGCGGATGGGCTGCTCGGCGAGGATTCCTCCCGTCACGGTGATGGAGCCTCCGTCGTTCAGCCAGGCGCGGCCGATCATGGCCAGGTTCACCTGGCCCATCAGCTTGTCCCGCAGGCCGATGCTGAAATGCTCCTCGGTCATCTGCTCGAGCGGGGCGAAGTGCACGTTTCCAGCGGCCGAGACCACCGCATCCACGCGGCCGACCTGCTCGAACATGCGGCGGATGCTGGCACTGTCGGTGATGTCCACCTTCACGTCCCCCCGGCCGCGGCCAGCGCTGACGAGAGTGTGGCGGGTGCCCAGCTCCCGGGCGACCGCGCTACCGATGACTCCATGGGCTCCGACGAGAAGAACCTTCATGACTGCCTCCGTTTTGTTCGATGATGCGAACCAATGCTCGGGAACGTGGAGAAGATGCCCCCGGAGGGGAGGGGGATAAACGGGTCCCGGGCGGAAACACTGTTCGCATATGAAGACAATGCTCGGACGATTCGATCAGTCGCTGGCCTTCGTCACGGTGGCGGAGCTGGGCAGCTTCACGCGAGCGGCGGAGAAGCTCGGCTGCTCGAAGGCCCACGCCAGCGAGCAGGTGGCGGAGCTGGAGCGGGCGCTGGGCGTGCAGTTGCTGCACCGGACGACGCGGCGGCTGACGCTGACCGAGGCCGGGCGGCTCTATCTGGAGTACTGCCGCCAGTTGCGCGAGGTGCTGCTGGAGGCGGAGCGCGCGGTCTCGGCGACCACCTCCGAGGTGGGCGGTCGGCTGCGGGTCACCGCGCCGACTTCCTTCGGTGAGACCTTCCTGCCCGAGCTGGTGCTGGCGTTCCAGGGCACCTACCCGAACGTCGAGGTGGAGATCGACCTGAGCGTGCTGCGGCGGGACCTGGTGGGGGATGGATACGACGTGGCCCTGCGCACGACGCGGGCGCTGGAGGAGCACCTGGTGGCACGCCCGCTGGGGGTGGTGCGCGAGGTGGTGGTGGCGAGCCCTGCCTTCCTGGCAACGCACGGACCGCTCGACACCCCCAGCGCCCTGGCGCGGGTCCCGTGCATCCTCAACCCCCACTTCCGTGATGACGCACTCTGGCTGTTCGAGCGCGAGGGCCGCACCGAGACCGCCACCGTGGGAGGCCGGCTGCGCATCAACCTCTACAGTGCCATCCGCCGCGCGGCGCTGGCCGGTGCCGGAGTGGTGCGGCTGCCCCTCTTCCAGGTGCGGGAGGATCTGGAAGAGGGCGCGCTGGTGCGCCTCTGCCCCGGGTATGAGTTGGTGGCCATGCCGTTGTACCTGCTCTACCCGTCACGCCGGCACCTGCCGCTGCGGACGCGGGTGTTCATCGACTTCCTGTTGCGCTGGTTCGAGGCGCCGGAGCGGCGCGAGCTGCTCACCTGAGAGCGCTGGCAACTGGCCTGTTCGAGGCGGGGATTCATCGCCATGCGCGAACCTCTTGTCAGGGGGTGGGTGCACCCAGACGAGGGCTCGACGCGAGGCCTGACGAAGGCTCGATGGCTGGTTTGGCGGCGAGGGCCGGTGTCTCATCGCGAGCTCCGGCCTTTGCTTTCAATGACTGTCTCAACGGTCTTCGCTTCTCTTGATGGGGAGAGCGCCCTGGAGGCGCGCGCGAAGGACCGCTCCGAGCACCTTGGCGCTCTCCTCGGGCACGCGGGCCAGGTGGGTGTAGAGCGTCTCCTCGAGCTGCGCGAGCGTCTCGGGCGCCGCCCCGGCCTCCCGCATCCCGGCGAGTACGGCATAGGCCGCCATGCCGAGCGGCTCGGCGTAACCGTTCGACTCCTCCCAGAACTCCTCGAAACAGGGAACGGTTTCTCCGGAGATGACGCGGACCAGACGCCCCACGGCGGCCTCCCAGTACGTCCGGTGCGCTTCGTGGGACTCGGGACTCAAGAAGGGACCCTGGCAGATTTCGATGCGCGTGCCACCGTTGGTGGGGTCGAGGAGGATGGAGGCGCGGGTCGTCTCTGGCCCGAAGTTCCCTCCGTCCCAGGCCAGTTGCATCCAGAGGACTTCATCGGGTTCCACGGCGAGGACGCGGCCGGTCAGCGCCAGGGGCGTGCCCTGGTCATCGAGCAGGTCCAGCCGGAACGGCTCGCCCACGTCCGCGTCCGCGTCCCCTCCGACGCGGAAACCGCCCGGCGGAGCCCCAAACCAGCGCCGGAGCTGGAACGGATCCTCGATGGCCTCGAACACCTGCCTTGGAGTCTGGGCCACCCACCACTCCATCACCAGCTCGCTCATTCCCGCACTCCTTCCGTCCGGGTCCGCATCTCGAAACGAGGCACCTTCGCGAGCACGGCCTCCGGCAGGCGGTATTGCTCGACCACCAGGCTGATGCGTGCCGCCGAGAGCTCGGGGGCCCCGGCCTCGACCGCCGCCACCTCGTGTGCGAGGTCGCCCCGGAACGTCACCAACGAGCGCTGCCTGGGAGCCAGCGCCGCCACCTGCCTGCCGCGGTGATACAGCCGCAGCTCTCCTCCCGCGAGCTGTTCCGGCACCTGCACGTAGAGCACGCTCACGGCGACCGGGCCGTCGAGGTGGGCCTCGTAGAAGTTCATGCTGCGATCCAGGTGGCGGTCCACCCCGCGTCCATTTTGAATCAGGAGCGGGTTGAGCAGGAACGCGTTGCAGCCCGGCAGGAGCGCGGTTTCGAGGAAGGGGGCGAAGGCTGGAAACCGGGCTGTCACCTCGGAGCGGGCCTCGCGCCGGAAGGTGATCGAAAAGCCATAGGTGCCCGAGAACTGGGACGACAGGTTGGTTTCCCCGAGCAGGGAAGAGCCCAGGATGGCCGACCGGATGGCCTCGAGGGTGTTCGACGGAAAGACGTCGGGCGTGCGGTGGACGAAGGTCTGGAGGCGGAAGGCTCCACCCCAGGGCGGCTGGAAGCTCATGGGGGGACTCTACCGCGCTATGCGCGCTCCCGGGGCAGCCTCACGGTGAAGGTGGTGCCCGTGGCGGAGCTGGAGCTGGCGGTGATGGAGCCGCCGTGGGCCAGGACGATCTGCTGCGCGATGTAGAGACCCAACCCCAGTCCTCCCTGGCGCGAGCTGTCCGCGGCGCGGCGGAAGGGATCGAAGACATGGGGCAGCAGGGGGTCGGGGATGGGCGTCCCCTGGTTCATCACCGTGAGGATGATCTCTTGGCCCTCTTCGTGGAGGTCCACCTCCACGGGGGTGTTCCCGGCCCCGTGTTTCAGCGCGTTGCCCACCAGGTTGGAGATGACCTGGGCGAGCCGATCCAGGTCCCACTCTCCGGTGTACGGCCCCTGGTTGTGGGAGAACACGAGGCGACCCGGGTGCGTCACCTCGAACTCCTCGAGCGTGGTGCGCACCAGCCCCAGCAGCTCGCCGGGCCGGCGATGCAGGGGGATGCCGCCGCCCAATCGGGCGCGGGTGAAGTCGAGCAGGTCGGTGATCATCCGCGACATGCGCTCCGCGCTCTGGACGATGCGCCGCACCCGGCCGCGTATGGGCTCGGAGAGGTCCTCCTGACGCAGCAGTATTCCGGCGGCCAGGGTGATGCTGTTGAGCGGACTGCGCAGATCGTGGCTGACGATGCCCATCAGCCGTTCGCGGAACTGCTCGGCGCGCTTGCGCTCGGTGACATCCCGGAGGAAGACGGCCAGCCCGCCCTCGGCGGTGGGGTAGGCGTTCACGCTCGCCCAGAGGTCCTGCGGGGGATAGTACTCCTCGAAATGCACGGGGACGCGTTCCTTCATCGCGCGCCGGTACTCGCGCCAGTAC
This is a stretch of genomic DNA from Archangium violaceum. It encodes these proteins:
- a CDS encoding SRPBCC family protein gives rise to the protein MSELVMEWWVAQTPRQVFEAIEDPFQLRRWFGAPPGGFRVGGDADADVGEPFRLDLLDDQGTPLALTGRVLAVEPDEVLWMQLAWDGGNFGPETTRASILLDPTNGGTRIEICQGPFLSPESHEAHRTYWEAAVGRLVRVISGETVPCFEEFWEESNGYAEPLGMAAYAVLAGMREAGAAPETLAQLEETLYTHLARVPEESAKVLGAVLRARLQGALPIKRSEDR
- a CDS encoding 2OG-Fe(II) oxygenase — protein: MSFQPPWGGAFRLQTFVHRTPDVFPSNTLEAIRSAILGSSLLGETNLSSQFSGTYGFSITFRREARSEVTARFPAFAPFLETALLPGCNAFLLNPLLIQNGRGVDRHLDRSMNFYEAHLDGPVAVSVLYVQVPEQLAGGELRLYHRGRQVAALAPRQRSLVTFRGDLAHEVAAVEAGAPELSAARISLVVEQYRLPEAVLAKVPRFEMRTRTEGVRE
- a CDS encoding DUF4112 domain-containing protein, translating into MSRLPDSTRPPADPAALDQVRGLARQLDTSIRLPGGLRIGWDALLGLIPGVGDWAGALLSSYIILQAVRLGASREVLLRMVGNVGLEALVGAVPFLGDVFDAAWRANTRNVRLLEEHLAAPSAARRASRAWVLGIVVLLVALLTLGMTLAVLAFRALASVGSQA
- a CDS encoding LysR family transcriptional regulator, with translation MKTMLGRFDQSLAFVTVAELGSFTRAAEKLGCSKAHASEQVAELERALGVQLLHRTTRRLTLTEAGRLYLEYCRQLREVLLEAERAVSATTSEVGGRLRVTAPTSFGETFLPELVLAFQGTYPNVEVEIDLSVLRRDLVGDGYDVALRTTRALEEHLVARPLGVVREVVVASPAFLATHGPLDTPSALARVPCILNPHFRDDALWLFEREGRTETATVGGRLRINLYSAIRRAALAGAGVVRLPLFQVREDLEEGALVRLCPGYELVAMPLYLLYPSRRHLPLRTRVFIDFLLRWFEAPERRELLT
- a CDS encoding short chain dehydrogenase, yielding MKVLLVGAHGVIGSAVARELGTRHTLVSAGRGRGDVKVDITDSASIRRMFEQVGRVDAVVSAAGNVHFAPLEQMTEEHFSIGLRDKLMGQVNLAMIGRAWLNDGGSITVTGGILAEQPIRHGSSASMVNSALEGFVRAAAIELPRGLRINLVSPNVVQESLPQLAPFFRGFEAVPAARVALAYSRSVEGHQTGQIYRVF
- a CDS encoding DUF4832 domain-containing protein produces the protein MRRSNPRIHLPLITEPAALAMLVASVLLVSPPAHAAISAIVVGNDATNVNYQFQYSGTPAFRRAYIDVDRNPATGFAQLGTGADYLLENDALYKHLGGGWSWQFVKTVTHTASAGAASWTVARADIGESSTPNDADIVFQVESPLETSSKYTHVYSGSTGTGTTTYYTASSATLANPERGFYHYTSDCDKTDFVASTLSGYRTNEKITQVFCIFYLSEFKNSPISQAQLDRFQRQANTVRAAGLKMIVRFAYTLSTAGDDVPLSRVTAHLDQLAPYLSAHSDVIAVVQTGLIGAWGEWYYTQNFGNAGSVSQTDWNNRKAVVDKLLSVLPATRMVQLRTPKFKRTMYGTSALSAAQAYNGTAVARIGHHNDCFLASPDDWGTFENTTVEYPYLSAETNYLAMGGETCNFNPPRSDCATALNELASFHYSYLNADYELTVLNGWTNGGCRPEIDRRLGYRFTLVSATFPGTVSRGAAMPVNIQLKNEGWAAPFNPRSVQLVLRNTSSGATYRLPLSADPRQWAAGSTVTINQGVTLPATLPAGSYALLLNLPDPAPSLSTRPEYAIQLANQNVWEASTGFNDLQRTVTVQ